Part of the Niallia alba genome is shown below.
ACCCCAAAAGTTAGATTTCACTCTAGCTTTTGGGGTGCAGTACAATTTCAGAGGAGGTTTTTAACCCCATTACCACTAGTTATTCGCAATTGACACTTAACATCAAAGTTACATTTCGTTTACATTATCCAACATTCCGCTCTAACTTAGGCCAACTATATTCTTTTATTAGGTTACGTTAGAACCGCCCCTCTACTTCCCATCTCAATGAAGTATTTGCTTCTCTTTTAAGCTTTGTTTTATCCATTTGGACTCTTCTCCGCCAGCCCAAAATAGGTCTCCGTCGCTAACAGCTCCGCAAAAGCAATGACCCTTTATTGTTTCGACTAGCACTAATTTCATTTGCAACAAGTCACAATAATAGATTCGCGAATAGCCATATTCGTCCTTGCTGGAGCAAACGTAAATTTTATCATCAGAATGTACCATACTTAAAAATACACGTTCTTCTATTTGAGAAGAAAACGAATGCCATTCGTTTTCTCCATGATTCCGAAAGGAGATTGTGCCTTTTTTGGTTTGACATGCCCCTGTTGTCATCCAAAGAAAAGAATTGTCTACATAAATAGATGAAACCATCTTATCTTTTTCATAACGTAACGATTCCAGTCGATTGGAATACAATGAGTATTTCCATAACCCACCATTCTGTTTATGTATTAGTGTACCTACGTATATCTCTTCATCATTTAAGTTTAATGAACGAATAATCGGTCTTACGGAAAGTTCTTTAAAAAGAGAAATTATGCTCCATTTCTGCCCAAAATCATATGATACTAGTAATTGTGTCCCTGCATGGGTAATAACTAGCCCACTCTCATTGCCAATAATATCCCATAGGCGCTGCCTAGTTGGAAAGAAAGATGTTCTCCATCTTCCTGATTTCAAATGAAGCTGAATATATCTTCCCCTCTCACCAACCCCCATTATATATTCACCAATTCTCTTTAGCTGATAAATAGAGTCATGTAATGGAATCACAAGCTTCCATTTATTATTTTTAAAAGAAAAAATTCCTTTCCTCTTTATCGAGACTAAAAATTCTTTTGGCGAAGTAGAAATGACAGCGGTCGCCCCATTAGCGTGCATGACTTGTATCCTTTTCCTTTACCCACTCATACACACCGACTTCAAATTGTTCACATTCCAACACTTCCTCCTCACTATCCGGACTGAACTCAATTTTTAATAAGGAGCTAAACACATCTCCCCCTCTTTCCTTTACCTTGTCTGCTAAAAGATCTACAGCTTGACAAAAGGCAGGATAAAAACGATCACCTGAGCCGAAGATTCCAAAGGAAATTCCAGTTAGATCCACATCATCTAAGTCTTCATACATATCCTCCAATTCATATGGTAAATCGCCATCTCCCCATGTATAGCTTCCGAAAAGAACAAGATCATACGCGGATAATTTTTGGAGGTGGACAAAGTCTAATTCCTCTACTTTAACCTCACAATTTAATGTTTCTAATTTATTCTTTATAACAATCATTATGTCTTCTGTATTGCTTGTCATACTCACATATCTAATTAATACCTTCACTCTGACCACCTCTTAAATGAGAATAATTTTCATTTGTAAATTAACTATAAGTGATAATGATTATCATTGTTAAATTGATAAATGATTCAATATTTGACAAAACGGCGAAGAATTTTGTCAAATATATCCTATCAATTCCCAACCAGTTAAATGCTCTCGTCTTTTTAACAGAACGTTCTATTATCCTAGCATTACATATACTTCATTGATCTACTGACTATTATTTACTATTTCATTCCATCCGTATCAGTCAGGGGGGGCTTCATCCTTTTGAATCCTTTGACAACTAAGAAGATTGTTCTTATAATAAAGTGAAACTTCCATCAGTGGGGGTTTTCCTTTATCCCCACTGATAGTTAGTTGAACCAATCGGACCTTTACGGACAGTTGATCTCCCACCTAGCTTCCTCGTATTTTCATAAGCTTGAGGCGGAAGTCTAACTGTCCATTTAGAGTGGGATAAATTACGAATGGAATAATAAAACCTTACGTAGGACGTGGATTTTTCTAGAGGAAACTCTATTTTCGCCACACAATTGTCTATAGACAGTTGTGTGGCTTTTTATGTTGAAAAGGAGGATATTCATTTTGAAAAAATGGAACTATGCATTAATTGTTTTTTTAGGAGGGTGCTGCTACGGCATTTTATCTACATTTGTTAAACTGGCATACGCAGCTGGATTTTCAGTGGCTGAGGTAACAGGAGCACAATATTTATTTGGTACATTAATTACTTGGATACTTGTTTTATTTACAAGGAAATATAAGGTTACGCGCGTTCAAGCTATCAAACTACTATTATCTGGAATTCCGTTTGGATTGACGGGAATCTTTTATTATCAAGCATTGCAAACAATTAATGCTTCACTAGCAATCATTTTATTGTTTCAATTTGTATGGATTGGTACACTTTTCGAAACGATCATTTATAAGAAAAAACCTACCTTAGAGAAGGTAATTGCGATCATCATTCTCCTATTCGGTTCCATCTTAGCTGGAGGCGTTTCTTTAGAAGGGGGAATGAACCTTTCCTGGCAAGGTGCCGGTTGGGGACTACTCTCAGCCTTTACCTTTGCAACATTCATTTTTCTTAGCGGATCCGTCGGAAAAAATACCGCTCCTCTTCTGAAGAGTGGTCTTCTTTCAGCGGGTGGTTTATTCGTTGTTTTTCTAGTTTTCCCACCCGTTTATTTAGTTGATATTCCAACCTTAATAGGAGTAGCACCATACGGATTGCTGCTTGGAATTTTCGGTGCTGTTCTTCCGCCTCTCCTCTATTCCATTGGGATGCCGCAGATCGGTCCAGGACTTGGCACTATCTTAACAGCATCTGAGCTTCCAGTAGCTGTCTCCATGTCTGCGCTAGTTTTAGGAGAACATGTGGGAATGTTACAATGGATCGGCGTTGCTCTTATATTAGGGGGAATTGCGTTTAGTAATGTTCAGCTTTCAAAAGCCAAAATGATGGTGGAATATTAAACAAGGAATACGGAGGGACGGTTCTTGAGGGTCGAGTGACCTTATAAGAACCGTTCCTCTATTTGTTTCCACCAAAACAAACCTGACGATTGGTTAAATAAACCATATTTTGTTTATCATTAATAGAACTATAATCTTTTATTTTCTATGGGTACCATTGATTCAAGGACTTTTCTCGTTTACCAGAAACTAAAAAGAATTACCAAGGATATCAATACCAGCAACTAAATAATTTGTCACAATTATTACCTCTTCATCGTCTTGTTTATGAAAATAACAATTGGAGGTTATCAGATGATTCAAAAGTGGGATGTTGTTATTGTTGGTGGGGGACTGTCGGGGTTCGTGGCAGCAAATTATTTAGCGCGTAACGATTTATCCATATTGGTACTCGAAAAAGGGAAAAAGCTTGGTGGAAGGGCTAGAACGGATCAGATACGACGACAATATTTCAATTTAGGTCCACATGCACTATATAAAAGAGGAAAAGCCAAGTCAATTCTCGAAGAATTAAATGTACAGCTTCCAGGAAAGTCACCTAAATTAGGAGGTATTTTAGTTAAAGATAGCCTAAAATATACTGCACCTTTTACTTTTCCAAGCATTATTAAAACAAATTTTTTAAATTGGAAAGAACGAATGGAATGGGCGAATGTTTTGATAAAAGTAGTTTTCGTTAATGAGGAAAAGCTAGCACAACAGACCTTCAAACAATGGGTTCAGAAAACAACCAGTTCAGAAAACATTCAAGCATTACTCTATTTACTAGGTAGACTTGCTACTTATTGTCACGCTCCCGAAAAAGCAAGTGCCAAAATTATTGTATCCCATTTAAAAACTGTCATTAGTGGCGGCGTACATTATTTAGATAACGGTTGGCAGACAATGATAGACCAGCTCCATAATAAGGCTGTTATCGCTGGTGTGCAGATTCAAACACATAAGCAGGTTAAGCACATCGCACCCCTTGCACCTGACAATTTTAAAATAGTTCTATCAAATGATGAGAAAATATTTGCAAAACATGTAATATGTACAACAGGACCACACGAACTTCATCATATGTTAGGAGAAAACTCTCCCTTCGCTCCAAATGACACTATTACCAAAATTATACCTGTAAAGGGAGCCACGTTCGATGTTGCTTTATCACAATTACCTAATCCTAAACAATTGTTCGCCATGGACTTAAAGAATCCAATCTATTTTTCCGTCCATTCCAATTACGCCCGACTCTCTGACGATGCAAAAGGGACAGTCATGCATGTCTTTAGATACCACCATCCAGATGATACGATAGATAGCAAGCAGATTAAAATGGAACTTGAACAATTCTTAGAAAAGATACAGCCTGGGTGGAAAAACTATGAAATAACTAGCCGTTTCCTTCCTAAAATTACAGTTAATCAACGCTTACCTCAGATAGGAGATGAGCAGATGCTACAGTGTTCTAAATTAGGAATTCCTGGATTATATATAGCAGGAGATTGGACTTCTCCAAATTCTATTTTGTCAGAGGGGGCAGTCAGTAGTGCGAAGGAAATTGCAGAGGAAATTTTAAAAAGGAGGATTGTTTTCTAAAAGATTATTACTTTTGCAATGGGATAAAAATGACTTAAATATACTGAACAGTCTGATACACGTAAAATCCACAGAAAGCAATAGCAATGTGTTTCAGGCTGCGGGTTCATTGCAACAAACTTTGCGAAAACAGCCTAAAAGAAAAGAGTGGATATTGTGCAGATTAGCACTGAAGAATATCAACAATTTAAACCTTTGTTGTTCTCCATAGGCTATCGTATGTTAGGTTCAATGGTGGATGCCGAAGATATTGTGCAAGAAACCTTTTTAAAAGCGTATCAAATGGAAGAACAGAAAATAGATAATAAGAAAGCGTATCTCTGTAAAATGGTAACTAATCGCTGTCTTGATGAATTAAAGGCAGTACGACACAAAAGAGAACAATATGTGGGACCATGGAATCCTGCGCCATTATTGCAAGAGGAAACCAATGATTCAGATCCATCTGAAATTATATTGAAAAAAGAAGGAGTGAGTATTGCCTTTTTACGAATGATGGAACATTTATCACCAAATGAGCGAGCAGTCCTTCTTTTAAGAGAAGTCTTTGATTTTTCCTATTCAGAAATCGCTACTATCATAGGTAAGAACGAAGATAACTGTCGAAAAATTCTCAGTCGTGCTAAGCAAAAAATCCCTTATATAGGGGATGAAAGTTTAAACTATGAAAAGAATAAATCTATTATTAATCGCTTTATTCAAGCATTTCAAACGCAAAACATGGATTCCCTATTAGAACTTATATATGAAAATGTCACCCTTTACTCAGATGGTGGAGGAAAAGTTAGGGCTGCTGTTCGCCCAATCGTATCTCTGCCCAATGTTTTATCCCTATTATACGGTATCATAAAAAAAGTCCCAAAAGACTTTTATTTTGAGATTAGAAATGTCAATAGTCAGCCCGCGATCGTTATTTACATGAATGGAACACTTCATAGTATCTTGAGCTTTTACATCATCAAGGACAAAATTAAAGAAATGTATATGACTATGAACCCTGATAAATTACCATTATCCAAGTAAAATATAATCGGCACCAGTTCCTAAGCCATGCTCTATCAAAGCTCTCATCTGAAAGTGCCATCCTTCGCAGAATCCCGTTAAGAATGGCACTCTCTTTTTATCTAAGCTAAAGGACATGATTAAAACCCTCTTTATAAAAACTAATTTTTGTCTTTTTATGGTGCCTGACACTGATTTTGGATTGGAAGTATCCACCGTCCTTTGTTATGATGGGGATAGTAGCCTTATTTCTATAATAATGGAGGGAACTTCCGTGAACGATAATCAGACAAATGAGCAAGAAAGCAAAAAGAAAATTAGCTTGCAGGAAGCGATGAAACAACAGTTGGCAAATAAAACGCAGCAAGGACAAGGTGGCAAAGCAAGTTTAAGCGGCAATCAAAAAATGCAGAAAATGAAAAGTCAGCTGACGAAAAAGCCAAATAATCAAAGAAAACGCATGGGTGTGTAATGAACGGCCAGAATAGAAAAGACATAGCTCCAGGCTTGCACGTTGAAATTGTGCTGAAGCAAGACCAAAGAACAGGGAAACGAACAGAAGGCATTGTAAAAGATATTTTAACAAAGTCTCCATTTCATCCTCATGGAATTAAGGTTCGCCTAGAAGATGGACAGGTAGGACGGGTGCAGTTGATTAAAGAAAGATAAAAAAAGGACGTTCTCGGTATAAGAGTCTTTTACCGAAAACGTCCTTTTTTTGAAGGCTGCACTATTATTAAAATCGCCTATAAAAGAATACAGCCATTTTCTTTGCTCATTGAAACAGAGAGTCAAATTGTTGTTTGAAATTCTCCGTTTAAAAGATATAGAGATATTGCAGCACAAGGAGTTATACCATTACACCAGATTTTTGGCAGGTCACCTTAGATGAAATTGTTTCTGAGTATTAAGGGAGAAAGCCTAAAAAATAATTGATGGACACAATAAGCTTATCGAAATTATTCTACACTTTTACCGTCCTGCTGATAAACACAAAATGATATGATTTGTCTTTTTATGGTGCCTGACACCGACTGTCTTACCAACCTTCTATTCCTCCAGCAAAATACTTGTTTAACGTATTTGCTTGTTCGCCCAA
Proteins encoded:
- a CDS encoding phytoene desaturase family protein, which produces MIQKWDVVIVGGGLSGFVAANYLARNDLSILVLEKGKKLGGRARTDQIRRQYFNLGPHALYKRGKAKSILEELNVQLPGKSPKLGGILVKDSLKYTAPFTFPSIIKTNFLNWKERMEWANVLIKVVFVNEEKLAQQTFKQWVQKTTSSENIQALLYLLGRLATYCHAPEKASAKIIVSHLKTVISGGVHYLDNGWQTMIDQLHNKAVIAGVQIQTHKQVKHIAPLAPDNFKIVLSNDEKIFAKHVICTTGPHELHHMLGENSPFAPNDTITKIIPVKGATFDVALSQLPNPKQLFAMDLKNPIYFSVHSNYARLSDDAKGTVMHVFRYHHPDDTIDSKQIKMELEQFLEKIQPGWKNYEITSRFLPKITVNQRLPQIGDEQMLQCSKLGIPGLYIAGDWTSPNSILSEGAVSSAKEIAEEILKRRIVF
- a CDS encoding flavodoxin domain-containing protein — translated: MKVLIRYVSMTSNTEDIMIVIKNKLETLNCEVKVEELDFVHLQKLSAYDLVLFGSYTWGDGDLPYELEDMYEDLDDVDLTGISFGIFGSGDRFYPAFCQAVDLLADKVKERGGDVFSSLLKIEFSPDSEEEVLECEQFEVGVYEWVKEKDTSHAR
- a CDS encoding RNA polymerase sigma-70 factor, which codes for MQISTEEYQQFKPLLFSIGYRMLGSMVDAEDIVQETFLKAYQMEEQKIDNKKAYLCKMVTNRCLDELKAVRHKREQYVGPWNPAPLLQEETNDSDPSEIILKKEGVSIAFLRMMEHLSPNERAVLLLREVFDFSYSEIATIIGKNEDNCRKILSRAKQKIPYIGDESLNYEKNKSIINRFIQAFQTQNMDSLLELIYENVTLYSDGGGKVRAAVRPIVSLPNVLSLLYGIIKKVPKDFYFEIRNVNSQPAIVIYMNGTLHSILSFYIIKDKIKEMYMTMNPDKLPLSK
- a CDS encoding EamA family transporter — encoded protein: MKKWNYALIVFLGGCCYGILSTFVKLAYAAGFSVAEVTGAQYLFGTLITWILVLFTRKYKVTRVQAIKLLLSGIPFGLTGIFYYQALQTINASLAIILLFQFVWIGTLFETIIYKKKPTLEKVIAIIILLFGSILAGGVSLEGGMNLSWQGAGWGLLSAFTFATFIFLSGSVGKNTAPLLKSGLLSAGGLFVVFLVFPPVYLVDIPTLIGVAPYGLLLGIFGAVLPPLLYSIGMPQIGPGLGTILTASELPVAVSMSALVLGEHVGMLQWIGVALILGGIAFSNVQLSKAKMMVEY
- a CDS encoding YwbE family protein; this encodes MNGQNRKDIAPGLHVEIVLKQDQRTGKRTEGIVKDILTKSPFHPHGIKVRLEDGQVGRVQLIKER